Proteins encoded in a region of the Anopheles ziemanni chromosome 2, idAnoZiCoDA_A2_x.2, whole genome shotgun sequence genome:
- the LOC131294641 gene encoding uncharacterized protein LOC131294641, which yields MRTTQKTKQKRFTSAWREGTPWSSTNRPRPPALRQQWTEPYFDLTVSRNVTVREGETAFLTCRVENLAQYSISWVRHHDLHILAINSDAFISDERFQALHNKQTEEWTLKIKRTRRKDTGIYECQISTMPVKSLQLYLIVLDDSELVRRQDDILYDIPPSSGEQHLPEGKKAGDVYNRMYADRVNDYLFLAATTQILEGTMVYGYKGQNISLTCIVSYNYAERPNHIVWYHHNEIVAYESLRKRERSSINSITSNHLIRNAEFDDAGNYTCAPERYASASTIVQILDGEEAQEVSSASIGDRISTAMKLFVALSILYNHRDRMS from the exons ATGAGAACAACACAGAAGACCAAGCAGAAAA GATTCACCAGTGCCTGGCGCGAGGGTACCCCCTGGAGTAGCACTAACCGACCGCGACCACCTGCCCTGCGCCAGCAATGGACCGAACCGTACTTCGATCTGACCGTGTCCCGCAACGTGACGGTGCGCGAGGGCGAGACGGCATTCCTCACCTGCCGCGTGGAGAACCTGGCCCAGTACAGCATCTCCTGGGTGCGGCACCACGACCTCCACATACTGGCCATCAACTCCGACGCGTTCATCTCGGACGAGCGGTTTCAGGCGCTGCACAACAAGCAAACGGAGGAGTGGACGCTGAAGATCAAACGGACGCGCAGGAAGGACACCGGCATCTACGAGTGCCAGATCTCGACGATGCCCGTTAAAAGCCTGCAGCTGTATCTGATAGTGCTCG ATGACTCGGAGCTGGTGAGACGACAGGACGACATACTTTATGACATTCCGCCTTCCTCCGGCGAGCAGCATCTTCCGGAGGGCAAGAAAGCGGGCGATGTCTACAACCGGATGTACGCGGATCGTGTCAACG ATTACCTGTTCCTAGCGGCGACCACGCAAATTCTCGAGGGTACGATGGTGTACGGTTACAAGGGGCAAAACATAAGCCTCACCTGTATCGTCAGCTATAATTATGCGGAGCGACCGAACCATATAGTTTGGTATCATCACAatgag ATCGTTGCCTACGAGTCGCTGCGTAAGCGCGAACGATCGTCCATCAACAGCATTACCTCGAACCATTTGATACGCAACGCCGAATTCGATGACGCCGGAAACTACACCTGTGCCCCGGAGAGGTACGCCAGTGCCAGCACTATTGTGCAAATCTTGGACG GCGAGGAAGCACAAGAGGTTAGCAGTGCCAGCATTGGCGACCGGATAAGTACAGCGATGAAATTGTTTGTGGCCCTAAGTATCCTGTACAATCATCGGGACAGGATGAGTTAG
- the LOC131282245 gene encoding adenosine 5'-monophosphoramidase HINT1, which produces MSDEVAKAQSADSAAEDTIFGKILRKEIPCNFIYEDDKCVAFNDVNPQAPIHFLVIPRKTIPQLSKASEEDEALLGHLMVVGKKVAAEQGLEEGFRVVINDGKNGAQSVYHLHLHFLGGRQMKWPPG; this is translated from the exons ATGTCCGACGAAGTAGCAAAAGCGCAGTCCGCGGATTCCGCCGCGGAAGATACCATTTTCGGTAAAATTCTACGCAAGGAAATTCCCTGCAACTTCATCTACGAGGATGATAAA TGCGTCGCTTTCAACGATGTGAATCCGCAGGCCCCCATACACTTTCTTGTGATCCCTCGCAAAACCATTCCCCAGCTGTCCAAGGCCTCGGAGGAAGACGAAGCACTCCTCGGCCATCTGATGGTAGTCGGCAAGAAAGTGGCGGCCGAGCAGGGACTGGAAGAAGGGTTCCGTGTGGTTATCAACGACGGCAAAAACGGTGCACAGTCGGTTTATCATCTGCACTTGCATTTCCTGGGCGGTCGGCAAATGAAATGGCCCCCTGGCTAA